From a single Maylandia zebra isolate NMK-2024a linkage group LG3, Mzebra_GT3a, whole genome shotgun sequence genomic region:
- the LOC112430976 gene encoding uncharacterized protein LOC112430976, which produces MRNFDSLTVLLVCSLSWIPVSQPVEVQSGKEVTLLCSNFSSSPTQILWFRVTKRAKLTCIASMFEPHEPASFCTGFKNGKFEMSTNLSTVFLKIKQVDLLDSGLYFCGFKIDRSPVIVEATDLVVQDTFIGLPNVMSVILGVLTVFLITVIVCLAVKIKKLQKVHTEGKNLQQEERQSSEHLHYAAVTFHPKTESPHRPASATEVDPDVIYSSTR; this is translated from the exons ATGAGGAACTTTGACTCTCTAACAGTTTTACTTGTCTGCAGCCTCA gttgGATCCCTGTATCACAACCTGTGGAGGTTCAGTCTGGAAAAGAAGTCACGCTGCTGTGCTCCAACTTTTCCAGTTCTCCCACACAGATACTCTGGTTCAGAGTGACCAAGAGAGCCAAACTCACCTGTATCGCCTCCATGTTCGAACCTCATGAACCTGCTTCATTCTGCACTGgatttaaaaatggaaaatttgAAATGAGCACTAATTTATCCACTGTGTTTCTCAAAATTAAACAAGTGGATTTATTGGACTCTGGACTTTATTTCTGTGGATTTAAAATAGACCGCAGTCCGGTTATTGTTGAAGCAACAGATTTAGTGGTCCAAG ACACTTTTATCGGATTACCAAATGTGATGAGTGTGATCCTCGGTGTTCTGACTGTTTTCCTCATCACAGTCATCGTTTGTCTGGCTGTTAAAATCAAAAAGCTTCAGAAAG TTCACACTGAAGGAAAGAATCTACAACAAGAAGAG AGGCAGAGCTCAGAGCACCTGCACTATGCAGCTGTGACATTTCATCCAAAAACAGAAAGTCCTCACAGGCCTGCATCAGCCACAGAAGTGGACCCAGATGTTATTTATTCATCTACTCGATAG